AACACTGCCGCCTACACCGCCCTGCTAGGCCAGCTGACACCACCAGACCTCGTCACCACCGACGGGGCGCGTGGAGCCCTCACAGCGCTCAACGCTCTGTGGCCTGACACTCCCGTCCAACGCTGCCTGATCCATGTTCACCGCAACAATCTACGCGACCTGACCAGGCATCCCGCAACGCCTGCCGGTCAAGCCCTTTTAGCGTTATCGCAACGGTTATTGAAGATTTCAACGAGGCAAGAAGCTGCCACATGGAGTGGGCTCCTTGTAGCCCTACACACCCAATATGAGGCTTTCTTCACGGAACGTACCTGGGCTCGTGACGTCCCTACACACCAGCGTCGTCACGGGCGAACATGGTGGTACACCCATGAACGTGACAGGCGCGTCTACCACCGCCTAGCACGCCTCCAACACGAGGGAAGCCTCTTCGCCTACCTGGATTTCACTCCGCCACGGGAGCGGACGACGAACCCTGTCGAATCAATCAACGCTCGCATCCGCGAACTGACCCACACCCACAGAGGAATGAGTCAAACCCACATGCAGGCAATGATCGACTGGTACCTCCATTCCACGACCGAGAATCCCCAGCCAGCCAGCCAGATACTCCGAGACTGGAACACGGCCGGCAGACCCAAGCGACACACCATCCCGAAGAAGACCCGACACAAACCACAACCCAGCGTCGGGGACATGCCCGTCCACTACGACACCGCACTCACCCCAGAAGAAGGACTCTGGACACGAAAAGGATGGGCCGGACGACCACACTAAACCCGCGACACACCCATCAGAATAAAAACACCACTTTTGGCCTTTAACCCGAACTTGAACGTGTTACGGACCAAATGGATGATGCACGTCTGCACCGTCGCGAGCTCCCACGTGGTCGTGATCGCCTCGGGCAGGCCTTTCAACCCATCACAGACCACAATGCAGACATCGTCGACACCCCGGTTCTTGATCTCGGTCAAGACGCCGAGCCAGTACTTCGCACCCTCACCACCATCACCGGCCCAGATACCCAGAATGTCGCGTTCCCCGCTGGTGGTGACGCCGATAGCGGCGTAGAACGGCCGGTTGGTGACCTGGCCGTCACGGACCTTCACCACGATCGCGTCGATGAACACCACTGGGTACACGCGATCCAGGGGACGGCCTGCCCACTCTGTCATCTGGTCGATGACCTTGTCGGTGATCTTCGAGATCGTGTCCTTCGACACCCTAGCCCCATACACTTCGGCGAAGTGCGCTGAGACTTCTCCGGTGGTCAGGCCCCGGGCGGTCAAGAACAGCACGATCTGGTCGATCCCGTCCAGCCTGCGCTGCCGTTTGCGCACGATCTGCGGGTCGAACGAGCCGTCCCGATCCCGGGGCACCTCGATCTCGACCGGCCCGATCTCGGTGATCACCGTCTTGGCTCTGGTCCCGTTACGCGCATTCACGTTGTCGGTGACCTAGTGTTTCTCGTAGCCGAGGTGTTCGGTCATCTCCGCATCCAGCGCGGTCTCGATGACCTGTCTGGTCAGCCCGGCCAGCAGGCCTCCCGGCCCGACCAGGCTCACGCCTTGTTCCTTGGCCTGCGCGAGCAGCTGCTCGGCAAGCTCTCTTTGATCAATGATCTGTCCCGTCACGGGATCAATCATTTCGGTCGATCGTGAATCTGTCACTGCCTTACCTTTCAGTCAGGCCAGACCCACATCCACCGTTTACCGGACAGTCCCAACGACGCCACCGCACAAGCCTTGCGCACGGTGGCTCTCAGCCAACTCTTGCAGAAGGCAGGCAAGAAGGCTTACGAGAGTGCGTGGGCACACCTGTCCACGGTTCTTCCCAACGACGCAGGAATGGAAGCCGTCATTGATGGGCACGTCGTCGCAACTGTCAAACTCGGAGAGAAGAACCCTGGCACGTATGCGCTTGAGGACATCGACGCATTCTTGGAATGGTGTGAGGAGCGCGAGATCAGTGTCCCGGTCGACACAACAACAACCTTCACCATCACAAACGTCGAGAGGTTTAAGGAGGTGTGCCGCAAAGCCGGTGTCACCCACAACGACTTCTTCGAAAAGCATGTTGAGCGCACGGTCTCAGCCTCACTGTTTACCGCCAAAGCGATCGCGGAAATCTTCAAAGAGGTTCCTGACGGAGTCGTCCACACTGACGGCCGCGCGCCTACCCGCACCGTCACCATCAAGGCCCCAGCTATGAAAGAGGCCCTGCACGATAACCCCCGCCTCATTGAGGCCATCGCAATAGGGAAGTAACCCCCAAACCACCACACAACCCCACCTTCATTCGTGAAGGTGGGGTTGTGTGGTGTCACAGACCCGAACGCGCAACTATCACACGGGCAGGGGTGTTCTCACGATCCGATGGTCTTGACGCGAGTGTAGGCCTTCTCAATATCAGACTCCTTGATCCACAAACGCCGAGACGTTCCTTTGATCCGATACGCCTTCAAACTCCCAGAAGAGATCTTGCGCCGCACAGTTTTGACAGACACGCCCATGTGGGTAGCTGTTTCCTCTAGGCTCAAATAGGAGTCTGCCACGGTAGGTCCTCATCACATCAGGGATAGGTTGCTACCTCTGTAGTGTGCGGATCGTGTGGCATGTGGACACGAATGGAGCACAGGCGCTCATTTCCACATTCGACACGCCGAAACGCAAACAGGCACAATTAAGGAACACGATCTTCAATTCTTGTGTTTGCGCTGGTCAGGACCTATATAGGTAAAATCTCCCCATCTCCACGGGAAGCCCCCGGAATCATTGAGATTCCGGGGGTTTCTTCGTTTGTTCAAGCCAGATTGAACACGACCTACTTCGGCATCTAAGGCTTTGGCCTATAGGGCTCTTCGTGTGGCGTATAGAGGGTATGCGGGCCAGGAACGCCTTATGACCGGTGCCCTACATGGCACCTCCTGTCCCATAGACCGAACCGGGCAAGGTAGGCATCATCGATGGGGGAGTATTCCACCGGCACGGGATGAGGAGCGATGCCATCCTCGACGTCCGTGAGTAGCACGTACGTGGTGCTCTTGAATATGTCGGCGGGCAACTCTCCTGGGCCGCCCCCTTCATTCGGTCCGGACGGTCTGTGAGTCGTCGGTTTCGATTTGATGGGTGCACTTTTGAGCGTGCTCGGCTGGGGGTAGGTAGCCGAGCGAGGAGTGCCGTCGGTGGTGGTTGTAGTCGTCTTTCCAGTCGCCGATCAGGACCTGGGCGTGTGGCAGCGAGTAGAAGCTGTTGATGTTGAGGCACTCGTCGCGGGTCCGGCTGTTGAACGACTCGACGTACCCGTTGCGCGATGGCGAGCCCGGCGGGATGTAGGACAGTCCGGTGCGGGTGCCGGCCCAGTCGGCCATCGCGTCGCTGATGAACTCCGGCCCGTTGTCGGACCTGAGCACCGCGGGGGCGCCTCTGGTGGCGACGAGGTCCTCGAGGTGGGCGGTGAGCCGGTCGGTGGTGATCGACCGTTCGGTGAGCCCGCCGATGTACTCTCGAGTATGTTCGTCGATGATCGAGCAGATCTTGATCGGCCGGCCCTGTTCGTCGGCGTCGAACTGGAAGTCCACTGCCCACACCGCAGTCGGCGCGTCCGCGGTCGGCGCGTCGATGGTCGAGGAGCCGACGTGTTTGCGGCGACGCCGCTGCGGGACGCGGAGGCCCTCGTCACGCCAGAGGCGTTGGATCTTCTTGTGGTTCACCACCCGCCCCTCAGCGCGGGCGTCGTGATACGCGCGCCGGTACCCGTAGCGGGGATGGTTCTTCGCCCAGGCGCGCAGCCAGTTCCGCAGCGCCGGGTCTGGGTCCGCGACCGTGTCGGCGTTGAGTGGACGCCGGTATGCGGAGCGTGAGAGCCCGGCCAGACGGCACGCCATCCGCTCGCTCACCTGCAGTGTCCTGATCAGGTGAGCGACGGCGGCACGGCGCCTGCCCGGGCCTAGAAGTTTCCTTCAGCCAACTCCTTGAGCGCCGCCTTCTCCAGCTCCGCCTCCGCGAGCAACCGCTTCAAGGTGGCATTCTGCTTTTCGAGTTCCTTGAAGCGCTTCGCGTCGTCGGCCTTGAGGCCGCCGTACTGGTTCCGCCACCGGTAGTAAGTCTGCTCGGATACCCCAAGCTCCCGACACACCGCCGCGACATCCTGCCCGTCGGCGAACATCCTGTCGGCCTGCCCGAGCTTGCGGACCACCTGCTCCGGGGTGTGACGCTTCCTGCTGTTGTTCGTCATGATCTGACCAGTCTCCCTGCCCGCAGCCGCGGGCAACAGGACAACTCTCAGAACACCCGGACCTACGAAACGGGGTCAGCCCAAGAGTGATAATCCTGGTTGGGTTTCCACGACAACGAATGAGTCATCGAGCGTGACGCGGTATGTGTCTTCCATTGGTGGAGACCTTGGTGCTTCGATGACTGATGGTGTCCTTGTTCTCAACATTGTGGACCCGCTTGGGAACGTGGCGACAACACTGACATCTGAAGGCGACACCCTCACCCCTGGCGAGTTAGGCCAGTGGGACGAGTACGGCAATAGACTCACTGCACACAGTACCGTGAGTGGACCGCTGACCTATGGATGGCTGGGAGGTAAGGAACGCGCAGTTGATGACACAACTGGCCTCGTATTGATGGGGTCACGCCTCTACAACTCTGTCACTGGACTGTTTACTTCCGTTGACCCAGTCCCAGGTGGAAACACCACCGAATACGGTTACCCGCAAGACCCTATCAACACCATGGATCTTGACGGCAACTCGTGGTGGAGTCGCCACTGGAAGAAAGTCGTGGCCGTTGTGGCCGTTGTGGCCGTCGTCGCAACAGTGTGTGTGGTTGGAAGCTTCGGATGTGGAGCTGCCCTGGCAACAGGAGCACGATTTGTCGCCGGACGTGCAGCGGCTGCCGCACCTAAGGTACTCAACGCAGGCAAAGCTGCCGGGAAGGCCTTCTACAACACTAAAGTTGGTAAGTTCATCAACAACGGAAACAACGTTCTCCGGATAGGCCCGAAATCGGATGGGACGTTCCGTGTGAGTATAGGTGCTGCAAAGAATCACTTTAAGGACCTATCCGCGTGGAGGCAAAAGCTTCAGCCATATCATGTCCATATGCAAAAGTCAGGCGGAGCTATCTATAATCATCGGACTGGTGTTCGGAACCAACTATGGCCACGACCGAGGTAAGTAAGATGTCGGAGAAGAGCATCGCGATGGCGATAGAACTAATGCGGGAGTTTTCCACTGGTATTGAAGGTCTCGTGTTCGAGCTTTCTCTGGAAGAAAATAGTCGTGCTTACATGACGATGTGGGAAGAAAGAGATCCGTCTGTATGGTTTTCGATCCGGTACAGGGGTGGTGAGCTTGTCATGTTCGACACGATGAATTGGTTTGGTGATTTCAGGCTATGGGAGAATACCGACAGTCCAGAGGAGTTGAGAGGTTATCTCAACGAGTTGATAGACGAAGGCCGCGCCTTTCTCGAACAGCGTCCCACTCCCACGGGTCGTTTCTTTCCGAAGATCGTATTGAACACCGCCTCAGGGGAAGTCGTCTTGACGCAAAATTTGAACCGGTCATTGCATAACATATTGACTTTTCGTTGGCTAAGAAGGAGATAATCTGTGTCGCCGTTCATGATAGTGACGGCAACATAACATAGTGGTCAGTTTCCGATGCGGTTTGTCGTCCAATATTACGGGCACCGGGAAATATGGCACAGTGATGAGCATTTTGTCGTCCTGGATCTTTGATGCTGCGAACAGGGTCCAGTCGGGGAGTGATGGGCAGGGTGGGTATGTGTATGACGGGTTGGGCCGCCAAACAGTGATCCCAGGCAGTGACACGGTGACAGGTAGCGGAGATCTGTCCATCGCCTATTACGACAATGATCTGGTTGCGTCAACCTCACAAAACGGTGCGACGAGCACCTTCACGCTTGACCCGGCAGGAAGGCGGTTGAACCAGACGCTGACCGTATCGGGGGGTCAGACACAACTCGTCCGTCACTATACGGATGAGAGTGATAATCCTGGTTGGGTTTCCACGACAACGAATGAGTCATCGAGCGTGACGCGGTATGTGTCCTCTATTGGTGGAGACCTTGGTGCTTCGATGACTGATGGTGTCCTTGTTCTCAACATTGTGGACCCGCTTGGGAACGTGGCGACAACACTGACATCTGAAGGCGATACCCTCACCCCTGGCGAGTTGGGCCAGTGGGACGAGTACGGTAACAAGCTCACCACTGGCACCATGAATGGTGGCCCCATCACGTATGGCTGGCTCGGAGGTAAGGAACGCGCAGTTGATGACACAACTGGCCTCGTATTGATGGGGTCACGCCTCTATAACCCTGTCACTGGTCTGTTTACTTCTGTTGACCCAGTCCCAGGTGGAAACACCACCGAATACGGTTACCCGCAAGACCCCATCAACAAGATGGATCTTGAC
The DNA window shown above is from Changpingibacter yushuensis and carries:
- a CDS encoding transposase yields the protein MSDTSLRSQRRTWQWCWNIPSAKPEPTGEIYSNVFIDGIYLPYGWCLLIARNTTHVVAWQWATRENTAAYTALLGQLTPPDLVTTDGARGALTALNALWPDTPVQRCLIHVHRNNLRDLTRHPATPAGQALLALSQRLLKISTRQEAATWSGLLVALHTQYEAFFTERTWARDVPTHQRRHGRTWWYTHERDRRVYHRLARLQHEGSLFAYLDFTPPRERTTNPVESINARIRELTHTHRGMSQTHMQAMIDWYLHSTTENPQPASQILRDWNTAGRPKRHTIPKKTRHKPQPSVGDMPVHYDTALTPEEGLWTRKGWAGRPH
- a CDS encoding helix-turn-helix domain-containing protein — protein: MADSYLSLEETATHMGVSVKTVRRKISSGSLKAYRIKGTSRRLWIKESDIEKAYTRVKTIGS
- a CDS encoding IS3 family transposase (programmed frameshift), which translates into the protein MTNNSRKRHTPEQVVRKLGQADRMFADGQDVAAVCRELGVSEQTYYRWRNQYGGLKADDAKRFKELEKQNATLKRLLAEAELEKAALKELAEGKLLGPGRRRAAVAHLIRTLQVSERMACRLAGLSRSAYRRPLNADTVADPDPALRNWLRAWAKNHPRYGYRRAYHDARAEGRVVNHKKIQRLWRDEGLRVPQRRRRKHVGSSTIDAPTADAPTAVWAVDFQFDADEQGRPIKICSIIDEHTREYIGGLTERSITTDRLTAHLEDLVATRGAPAVLRSDNGPEFISDAMADWAGTRTGLSYIPPGSPSRNGYVESFNSRTRDECLNINSFYSLPHAQVLIGDWKDDYNHHRRHSSLGYLPPAEHAQKCTHQIETDDSQTVRTE
- a CDS encoding RHS repeat-associated core domain-containing protein, encoding MSILSSWIFDAANRVQSGSDGQGGYVYDGLGRQTVIPGSDTVTGSGDLSIAYYDNDLVASTSQNGATSTFTLDPAGRRLNQTLTVSGGQTQLVRHYTDESDNPGWVSTTTNESSSVTRYVSSIGGDLGASMTDGVLVLNIVDPLGNVATTLTSEGDTLTPGELGQWDEYGNKLTTGTMNGGPITYGWLGGKERAVDDTTGLVLMGSRLYNPVTGLFTSVDPVPGGNTTEYGYPQDPINKMDLDSNSWWSRHWKKVVAVVAVVAVVATVCVVGSFGCGAALATGARFVAGRAAAAAPKVLNAGKVVGKKALQNKHWRIGKDGMGNLRVSLGSAPKHYNKLSAAQKKWHPYSVHMERGKGFLTRNKDVRQWQMWPRRK
- a CDS encoding RHS repeat-associated core domain-containing protein yields the protein MTDGVLVLNIVDPLGNVATTLTSEGDTLTPGELGQWDEYGNRLTAHSTVSGPLTYGWLGGKERAVDDTTGLVLMGSRLYNSVTGLFTSVDPVPGGNTTEYGYPQDPINTMDLDGNSWWSRHWKKVVAVVAVVAVVATVCVVGSFGCGAALATGARFVAGRAAAAAPKVLNAGKAAGKAFYNTKVGKFINNGNNVLRIGPKSDGTFRVSIGAAKNHFKDLSAWRQKLQPYHVHMQKSGGAIYNHRTGVRNQLWPRPR